gagcaaccggtgtggtggtggaggtggacggcGAATACACCGGATAGAGCTCGTTGAGGCTGTCACAccggtgaagtaccatcctggttcgaggGTCCTTGACACAAAAcccaagctcgtcaaattcaacagtaacaggattttcacgagttaaacaacgaacggaaataaggttcttaataagatgaggtgccacaagtatgttagacaaagtaataggtatggaattagaaggaaaagaagtgtgcccgacatgtgtgatagggagtgtggaaccgtcgccgacaatgatgcggcggtcgaagatgacgggagtgaaggaggcaagattatcaggatgagcaaacatgtgagcggTAGCCCCGGTGTCCAGTACCAATCATCACCGTTGGTGAAATTGTTCAACGTAGGAGCGGCGGACAGCGTGGCGAAAAGCACCGGGTCCCAGGGCGCTGACGGCAAAGCCGGCGAGGGCGCTCCGTACGAAGCGGACGCACCGTAAGGAGACGCAGGCACCGAGGTTGACGGGTAAGTGTAGGCCAACGGGGCAGCGTGGCCATAGGACTGCGGTAGCGCAAAGGGAGCCGGCCACTGGCTAGCCGGCGCGGCGCCGTAGGAGCCGGCCACCGGCGGCTGTAAGGACGAAGCGCCCTGATGTGGATGCGCTGCTCCGTAGGGCACAGACGGGACACCCTGATAATGTGTATATGGAGCGGCCCTGTAGAAGCCTGCAGGCGGGATTTCATACGAAAGCGGGACAGCGCCCTGATGACTGGTAGCTGGAGTGGCGCCTTACGGCGCAGACGGGACGGCGGCGCTGTAGGAGCCCACCGGCGGCTGAGCAGCGGAGTCGCCGAAGACCGGCGACGGTGACGCGGCGAATACTTTGGCAGTGGCAGCCATGGAGGCGCAGGCCAGGGAGAGCAGCGGCAGAGGGTGTAGTAATTAGAATTAGCGCTCCAGCAGCGGCAGTACTAGCGATCAGCAGCCATGCGGCTTGGCGGGCGGCCTGCACGTGATGGACTTGGTTTTCACGTGGAGATGTAGCAGCGGCAATGGATATCTCGGCGGATATCTCCTCGTGAGCTGCAGCGTCGCTGATCGTCTCGGGACTGCGGCAACTCGCGGATCCGGCTGCAACTGCGATTCGTACGCTTGAACGCGTACGTACAGCAGACCGACTTCCTGTCGATCTTGGACACGGGCGGCGACTTCGGCGGAAACTGCGGTTCGACGGATCTCAGGATGGCGGCGGCTGGCGCGGCAGATGCgcgagcagcggcggcggggtggtggcggcggcgcggaggaggtgcgcggcggcggcggaagctAGGGTTAGAActcggaaactgataccatgtatgttgtgagaattgcacgatgtattgctcttcgtgcataagcacgtatatatgatgtataaAGGTAGGCCacagacctcaactatacaagaaacTAGAAGGCGGGCCTAATACACAATATGCACGTAACACATATACTCAGCATGCACGTATGTATATCATATATTCTTCCCATGAATAATTAATGAAATGACTGCATGCATCATCCAGATATTGAGGCCGAGGTACATCCTCATTTTCTataaaaagtaaaaaatatattcTCACGGTGAATGGACTGAGGATGCCGCTAAAACCATGGGAAGAGATTACCTACTGATGGGCTGGCCAGAGAGATATGCAATCAATTTCTTTCTGCTAATGTCTGgatcccctccctccccccaatttAAAAAAATCTAATAAAGATGGGTGAAGTTAAAAAAATGAATATGGTCCATAATGGTGATTATAAAAATGAATATTGACCATATTATCATAGTGATGATTTAAAAAGTTACATAACAGTGATTCCTGAGGGAACTTATTATTGAGAGAAACAAAACAGGTTACAACAAAGCACCCGCAGATGCATACAGGGAACAATAATCATCAAAACAGGCCGGATATCTCTGACCATCTTATTTTCTTGAACAAACAGTACTGAAATGAACCCACATCTGGCTTGAGGGAAACCTCTTGACAAGCTGGCTAGGCCACGTAAACACCAAGTGCGTTCAGGTATCTCATATCAGTACGCCCAAAGAAGCCAACAATTGTTTTGCCATTTGGTACGACAGTGCTGAAAGGAGTACCAACTTTTGCATTATCAGTATTTCCATAAGGTCCGTGTGTTTTCTTGTTGGTGACAAACTTAAGTGTCTGTATGACATCGAGGTTATTATGTTTGGTAATTGTTCCAGACACTGCTGTCACAACCTCCCCAGGGCCCAGCACAATCTGCACATGAATGAAGGAAATTACCTTAGTACTCTATTTTTACAAGGTTCTAAATAACCACAGCAGTACAATACCAGGCCATGTATGGAAATCTATGTATTTTCTTAATTCGGACGTGAATTAAATAAAGTAAATTAAAGCAGGCCGGCCGGAACAGAACTAAATAGTAGTATGTAAATAATCACACCTCGGCGCGGTTGGGATTCTTACTACCCCAAGGACCTGCGGTGCGCTTGTTGCCATTTTGGCTGATGTAAGAATATTCAAGTGAACCAATTACTCCTTGATACAGGATGGTGATGCTCTCTATCTTCCAGGGTTTATCAGATTCAACAACAGAACCACCATTGCCACCCCATGGACCAGCCTTCGTGGGAGCGATCTGCATGTGTACAAATAACATATCAAGAAGGATCGGTGAATAAGCATGCAAAAAAATAATTTAAACACCAAAGATCTGAAAACGCTCCCTTTCTCACCTGCTTGCGGCAGAAGCCATGGATGGTAAGCTCGATTATGTCTCCACCATCTGTTTTCCCGTGCACCCTTTTGTTTACAACACCAGAGGCCATCGCGAGCTCACCAGTTCCCCCGACAATAGACCACTCACCTGTCTGAACAGTTGCTCCCATTACCTGCAGCGTGCTTTCCTTGAACCTGTGTAGAAGCTAGCACATTTAAATATCCTCGCTAATTAATCTGAGCGTGAGAAGCTAGGTGCCCTATATCAAAACTTTTAGATGCCTAAACGGAGTTCTAATGAAAAAATCTGAATCCTAGTAAACTCTAGGTTGTGTTCCAATGGAAAAACTCTTAATTGCAAGTTGCACAAAATGACAGAATATATGGGCGGCCTACGCACACATGAAACAAAAGAACATACAATGTACACATACCCTTCAATCTCGAACACAATGGTGAAGGTATTGTGCCAAATACCAGCGTAGACATGCAGCCCTTGTGCACGGGCCACTAGCTTGGCGTCGGTGCCAACCCCATCATATATTGTCCAATTGTTAACTGTTGTCTTGCCCCACCCAGTGGTAGCATCTGCAGCTACGATGTTTGATTGGTTTGGGCTCGGTCCGGAATAAATGTGGTGCATGTACAAGCTACTGAACCTAAACTCGGTGTTCTCCACGGACCCAGTAAATGGAATAGCATGGAAATTTGGGTGAGTGGCCATGGTCAACTCGATTCGTGGGAATGTGAGCAATGCTAAGTGGTTTAGATCCAGACTGGATTTGTGTGCTGTGGAAAATGAAAGCTGGCGAGGGTGGGTATTTATAGGCCACCTCAACCAGATCGAGCAAGTAGAAAAACGTACGCACACCATATTATGTTTATTCTTGCGCATTGCCTTGTACACAGCGAGGGTATTCAACATAAGATGCTTTTGTACTCAAGAATAATTTATACCGCCTTGTGCACCACGAGATGGTTTGCCACCTACGAGAGGCACAGGGCTAGTGCATGGTTCTCACAATGCCAAATGTGACTTGTGAGTACTACTTTCTTTTAGGGGAAGCTGACATTGATTAAACGGCATAAAATCTGCTCTGAGAGATTCTACAGGAGAGCCCCAAGAGGAGTGATCATACGAAATTTTCGCAACTGTATGAGCAAAATTATTACACACCCTCCAAGCAAAGACAATGTAAAGGCTGGTAAAAAGAACAATGTTATGCGTAACGATCCGGCTCCACATATTAGACGTGAATGGAAGGCAGCGCTGACTTGTCGTATCAAATTCGTAGTACCAGTGTCGTATGCATAGCATTGTTCTTTCTTGGGACAATTACATTTGTACCCCTACATGaaacccactactcaaatttgtCCCTAATTTTAAAGCATGCTCGAATTTTCCACTATGCCGTTagttgcccttatagaaatgcccgtCTGCGCTGTTACCGTCCAGCCAAAGAGCTTTGACCATCTCGAATATAAtagcaaaaaaatcataaaatctgaaattttgtAGGATCAGATATACTCAGGTGCGCAAGGTGCTCGCAAATTTTCCTGCAATTTAGACTTACCAGGAGCTTGTGGCAAAGGAAAACAATAAATCTGTACATttttgaatagtaaattcaaaaaaatagaaggaAAATTCAAAAacatatgaaattttttggcatcaagATTCTCGGGTGCGCAAGGTGTGTGCAAAATTTTGTTATCAAATGACATGCGAGTAGAtctagcaaaaaaaatcaaaatagtgtatgttttcaaagtttttttccgagccaaattttgtttttttctccggGAGCTCCTACAATGTCCAAGCACAACAAAATTTTGCACACACCTTACGCACCCGAGCATCTTGGATGCCATAcaaattcatttttttgaatttcctTGCTATTTTTTAAAATTTACTATTCACATATGTACATATTTACTGTTTTTTCTTTGCCACGAGCTCCTAGAATATCCAAACAAAATGAAAATTTGCATGCATCTTGCACACCTGAGTACCATCGATCCCACAAAATTacagttttttaaaaaaatctattttttgaGATGGTCAAAGTACTTTGACCGGACGATAACGacgcagaagggcatttctataaagGCAACTAATGGCAGAAGGGCAAATTTGAGTATAATTTGAAATTAAGGGCAAATTTGAGTTGTGGGTTCCAGTTAAGGGCACAAATGTaattgtcccttctttcttttaCAACGCATGCAGGCTGAAGTAGACGTGGAGTGGAGTACATATAGGGAGGGGAACTTTTGGTTCCTGGGTACATGTGTACCCTATATGAGAAGAAATATTAGCAATTCAATAAaaagtcaaaaaattctgaaaatatttttgaaataaacttgaccctTCGTTGTACTAGTGAGAAAAGTTCCACAACAAGAAAATTTCTCTTTGACATCatttcaaaaaagacaaatttttggtCAATATAgcatgaatagtgacctataatagcaaataaattttgtctttttcgCTGTGAAGTCAACGtaggtttttttttgcgaaaattgATATACTAGTGCGCAATTAAGTCAAGTTTAATCTAAAAATACTTTTGAAGTACTTTgactttttgtttaattatttaaaagaaatacctcatatagggtgtatatacatGCGGGAGTCAAAGGGTATTTCCCGTACATATAGAGACTATTATAGTACGATGCACACGGCTAGGGAAGCATTTAATATCACAAATTATTTTTTGAACTGCATCCACTAATGTGGATTCACTAGCTATGCCTAGGATATCACTGTGTGTAAGTATGTTCGTATTGGATGTGTATTCACACAAGACTAATTCAGAAATCCTTAAATGCAGCCTTCTCAATGTAGAGGGACACTGGTTAAGATCTCAGGGTAATGCGCATCTATCCTCCAATTACTTCCATTCAACGACCAGCTGATCGCAACGATGTCCTCCCTCGTTCCAAAttattataagatgttctaacttcttTCTCAATCGGATGTATATATAGAGGCTTTTTAGTGAATTTGTTCACTATATTTCAAtctatatgtagtccatattgacgTATCCAAAACATTTTATCATTCAAAATAGAGGTAATTCTATTTATCTTTTGGGATGTAACCTCTCTATAGAAGTCAAAAATGGGCTAAGAAAAGGGAAGTTGCTCAAGATCCTTTTTTTGCGAAGAAGCCTAAGCCATATGTTAAGTACTACATGTCCTTAAAAAGACACCCTTACAGAAAAATAAAATTGCATTCAAATCCTTGGAGTGTtaaagtcttcttcctcctgcatccACCGGCAGTGTGCTATGAGCATACATCATTGCCGCTTCTGGGCCTCCGTCTCACCGAAGTCAACTTATTTAAACAAATGAGCTTGTAGAAGTAGCGGGTGGCAAGTCATTGATGTAGACCAGAAGTTGCCGACAATCGCGATCTGCGAAGCAAATCAATGTTATGGATAAAAAATCACCAAAAGGGCATGTACAACTTTAAAGACCATGAGTGTTGGCCATATCCAAACAGATCCAGCAGAGACCAAAACGGACTTGGTTCCGAATGACCTATTGGAGACACGCTTCTACACGCCCTCCTCCGACAATAAGAACACCAATGGAATGGGGATAAGGTGGGGAGGACATTATCCCAACAGCGAGACAATGTCGTTGCCTCACCGCCCAATCTGGACACAAAGACTCGCTAAAGAAAACCTGAACCAAGACGCGCACGCTGCTACTTGCCAGATCTGGGTTTGAGGTCGAGCTCGCTTCGGTCCAGGACCAAGCTCCGACACCCTCTTCTCTGTTGACCTAGCCAGGACAGGTCACCATAGGAGATTACCATTGCGCTGGGCCCTCTGAGCACCACTGGTGAGCATGGCAAGCTGAAGACCAGCATTGCTCGACCACTCATCCTCGGCACGGACACCATAGCAGCACACCAACTaagggagtcctgtactaaggggtcctcgggcgtccgacctattagacatgggtcggactgatgggctgtgaagataagaagaccaaagactctacccatgtccggatgggactctccttgacgtggaaggcaagcttggcatccaaatatgaagattcctttctctgtaaccgaccttatgtaatcctagatccctccggtgtctatataaaccggagggctaggtccatagACATATAttctcataatcatagtcagacaggctagacttttagggtttagccattacgatctcgtggtagatcaactcttgtaatattcatattcatcaagatcaatcaagcaggaagtagggtattacctccatagagagggcccaaacctgggtaacattgtgtcccctctcctgttaccatcgaccttagacgcacagttcgggaccccctacccgagatccgccgattttgacactgacattggtgctttcattgagagttccactgtgccatcgtcaaaaggtttgatggctccttcgatcatctacaacgatgttgtcctaggggaagtcttcctcctcggacagatcttcgtgttcagcggcttcgcactgcgggccaactcgcttggccatctggagcagatcgaaatctgcccctggccatcaggtcagatttggaagattGAACTACGTcaccgatatccacggagacttgatcctcgacggattcgagaccacggcagccgctccctgccaccacgatgaacatgacgtaaatctatcatcggatcatacccaggagatagtacctgtagctgctctggccttagatccggagcagatcgcgccatccgaggacgggaagctcaaccccgcagcggaagccgcagactcagcagcgttggagccgcacacagacttaactTCAAGTGAAGTCTGTATCACCAGAAgcatggactcgtctccggctacaggttccgaagcTTGTGCGTCCGTGTATGTCGAGCTTGATCGgccatcgatcgtcgaattcagctccgcggacatcttctggcactcgcctttgggtgacgtgctaaactcattaaaaaaataTCCCTGGCGGGGGActcagccgaattatatccagttcgaactggaggctgGTGACGGAGAATTTcatttcccacccaccgcccacttcatagccactgtcgaagacttaactgacatgctcgattatggctctgacgacatcgacggtatggacgacgatgccggagaagaagaggcccaaaatCCGCCGTTTACCGGaagctggacggccacttcctcgtatgatgtatacatggtggatgcaccaaaagagaatagcggcgatgacaaggaagatccagttgaggataagcctcctgagatacaaccaaagcgtcgGTGTcaacggtgccgctctaagtcttgccgcagcaaagacagcaacactaGCACAGGAGATGAtaacactccggaaggtgccgaagagaacgaagaccccgttgaggcaactACCGACCAAaacgaacgggaagacgggcaagttagccctgatgaacaggtcgcgtacgaagactcggaggacagtaattatcttccgctctccgaggatgaggcgagcctcggcactgaggatttcatcgtgcctgaggaacctctcgagcaggagaacttcaagcgccagctaatagtcactgcaaggagcctcaaaaagaagcagcaatagcttcaagctgatcaagacctgctcaatgacagatggactaacatcctggaagccgaggaatacggcctcaagcgaccactcaaaagttacccgaagcgcaagttacTACGTCAATTCGATGATAAGGCGCTGGAGACCGTGCCATCAACGCACAATGCGGCTGACTGACCACCACGGGGCCAGGACAAAGCGGCAACACAAGCCGCACACCATCCCGCCTTACCTTGCCGTAAAGGCAGAAACAAAActgctcggggatacacatatgatctCCACCAGGGCCTGAAGAATAAAACAGGTccggccagatcgatctacggatcacgggggcgtgccccgacacaCGACGATGGCTATCAAGCCGAGCATGGCAAGTACAATCACGTCCGAGCCGAAAgacgcagacggactccatccaaaCTACGTCACGaactggcccgatatagaggcgccgcacaccctctctgcttcactgacaaagtcatggaacattgtgacgcccggataattaagctaaagTAATtctatgctaatgatgccatgtcactttgattactgttgttaatctcgtgttagttcgaaaccgattcagaTTCAggatcaaaatcaagcaaacaataaaagttttcaaatattaaagctaaaatgttcggagtgaaccaaatattgcatacgTAATAatgatggagaaaccacatttttatgaAGTGTTTGAGTACTCTAAAATAAACAAAACAATGGCTATAGCAATTTATTATATACCTTCTATAAATTATAGAGTAAAAAAAATAAATTAATTAGTGCCAAATTATCTGTGGCACTGTTATAATTAGTTATACTAATGTAGAAATTGTTTCACTATTATTTTTATTAAAAATGAATTAGAAAACTAATAAACGTAAAAGGAAATATAAGAAAAAAACAAACCCCCCCACCATAGCCTAACCCTAGACCAAACCCCCACCCCTCACACTCATTCCCCCCTTTCCTCCCCATCTGGATCGAGCAAGCGCCCCGATCCCATCGCCCCACATCGCCagcgccccgaccccgtcgccggacTCCACCACCGCCAAGACGCCCGCGTCGTCCCCTCCCCTGCGGCCGCTGTCGCACCTTCGTCGGATCTCCAGCAACACTGTCGCCGTTCGTCGGGGCAACcccaccggagctcctccgcctcgacgCTGCCGTCGCGCAGAGCCCCTCCCCGTTGCCGGACCGCCCCACCGTCGTCGCCCGTCATCAACTCCCCCCTCGACTTGGCTCCTACGAGCCTCGCGGCCCCGTGCATCGACGCCGCATGTGAGGCCCTTCTCTGACCCTTCTTTCCCTCGTCCAGTCACCACGCGTCGACCCTGCTCTCGCCGCTCGGTCCGCGCCGTAGCTCGTCGCACCTGTGACGGCCCTGCCCCTCACGCTGCTGGACTCGCACCCGCACACGCTCACCCACTTGAGGCCGCGCCCGCGCCCCCGTTGCCCCGCGCTTGTAGTGCTTGTCCCGCCTGCGTCACGTCGCGCCGCTACGTCCCTTTGCCGCTCTGGCGCCCTGCTGCTCCTTCtcgccgcctcccccccccccgcgtcccGCTCCGCCTGTTCTAGCGATAGCCGCCGCTCGCGTCGGCCCGCTCTGCCCTACGCACCACTGCTCCTCTGGCCGCCACCGCccgccggcgagcacgcgccccgctTGCCGTGCCTCCCCCCGTTGGCCGTGCTTGAAGCAGCGTGCGAGCGCCCGCTGCGCCACATCGGGTTGCGGCTTCGCCAGTGCCCGCGCCCGATAGCCCGCGCCCGATAGGCCTCTGGGCCACAGACGAACGGGGCCCACCCCCTGTgaatgaaaatgaaaaaaagagtaataataataaatattaattaattaattaattaattaatcatgtttaattaatctaattaattagttagtttaattaaacagtaattagattagctaaaccctaattaaactaatcAGTGTacgacatgcgggacccacacgtagttgacccagtcaactgcacagttgactgctgacgtcagcatgatgtcaggctgacatcatcatttactattctggataatgttcatttaaataattaaataaatcctaaaaatgatttaaatcttttaacttaatataaaataaaccgtaagtcggatggaaaaaactttgtacatgaaagttgctcagaatgacgagacaaatctgaatacgcagtccgttagtccgtcacacatccctagcatagtgaacacgaactttccccctccggtttatctgcccgaaaacgcgaagcaccgggaatactttcccggatgtttccccccttcaccggtatcacctcatactgcgttaggtcacccctagcaccgtgcattgccatgttatgctttatgttgCTTTGTtttctctattatttattgtgttcc
The sequence above is drawn from the Triticum aestivum cultivar Chinese Spring chromosome 7A, IWGSC CS RefSeq v2.1, whole genome shotgun sequence genome and encodes:
- the LOC123147225 gene encoding mannose/glucose-specific lectin, translating into MATHPNFHAIPFTGSVENTEFRFSSLYMHHIYSGPSPNQSNIVAADATTGWGKTTVNNWTIYDGVGTDAKLVARAQGLHVYAGIWHNTFTIVFEIEGFKESTLQVMGATVQTGEWSIVGGTGELAMASGVVNKRVHGKTDGGDIIELTIHGFCRKQIAPTKAGPWGGNGGSVVESDKPWKIESITILYQGVIGSLEYSYISQNGNKRTAGPWGSKNPNRAEIVLGPGEVVTAVSGTITKHNNLDVIQTLKFVTNKKTHGPYGNTDNAKVGTPFSTVVPNGKTIVGFFGRTDMRYLNALGVYVA